The Anguilla anguilla isolate fAngAng1 chromosome 4, fAngAng1.pri, whole genome shotgun sequence genome has a window encoding:
- the LOC118224669 gene encoding cysteine-rich motor neuron 1 protein-like, protein MGEQRDRAAGEQFCCKLGLQFCCELFQILPRTLFGSLNRQPMAAMRTDRALPWFWFWFGLWFWFWFGLSFCGDERTRPGPGQSCFGSTGGRCDTNLSCVPDYTPDPGDEAGAGVCVRVTPPAGCVPCSEVECSLENWECPGGYVIDPCGCCPHCARQRGQMCGGPHWGRGYCDRGLTCVLILGNAPATPPETGVCKALPGTQRYPWYDKQCPWVWGCNVRMGTCDCYGEQTCRRVFAYNLLQDCRKVMEEDRLAEMEMIEKMERGEKEEEWTCMTMGCKVQEDRCVCQMGSCGSQLSRGECEKERKRLRCASVTCPVVPVPSCPPDSFLTKPYIPPHQCCPQLPALCTCDFEKCPAKPPDCPPGHRAHIVTRGNGRPGNCCHRYLCRPGEESATQNRDEEEE, encoded by the exons ATGGGAGAGCAGAGGGACCGAGCAGCGGGAGAGCAGTTCTGCTGCAAGTTGGGGTTGCAGTTCTGCTGCGAGTTGTTCCAGATCCTTCCGCGAACACTCTTTGGAAGTTTGAACCGGCAGCCGATGGCAGCCATGCGGACGGACCGGGCCCTGccctggttctggttctggttcgggctctggttctggttctggttcggCCTCAGTTTCTGCGGCGACGAGCGGACGAGGCCTGGGCCCGGGCAGAGTTGTTTCGGGAGCACGGGGGGACGGTGCGACACGAACCTCTCTTGCGTGCCTGACTACACCCCAGATCCAGGGGATGAAGCCGGGGCTGGAGTCTGCGTCC GGGTAACCCCGCCTGCAGGCTGCGTCCCCTGTTCAGAGGTGGAGTGTTCGCTGGAGAACTGGGAGTGTCCGGGGGGTTACGTCATCGACCCGTGCGGCTGCTGCCCGCACTGCGCGCGACAGCGGGGCCAGATGTGTGGGGGCCCccactgggggaggggctactgCGACAGGGGCCTCACCTGCGTCCTCATCCTGGGAAACGCCCCTGCCACGCCCCCAGAAACCGGGGTCTGCAAAG CTCTCCCAGGGACCCAGAGATACCCCTGGTATGACAAGCAGTGCCCCTGGGTGTGGGGGTGCAACGTGAGGATGGGGACCTGCGACTGCTACGGCGAGCAGACCTGCCGCAGGGTCTTCGCATACAACCTCCTGCAGGACTGCCGGAAAGTCATGGAGG AGGACAGGCTTGCCGAGATGGAAATGATCGAAAAGatggaaagaggagaaaaagaagaagagtggACGTGCATGACGATGGGCTGCAAGGTCCAGGAGGACCGGTGCGTGTGCCAGATGGGAAGCTGTGGATCGCAACTCTCCAGGGGTGAATGTGAAAAGGAGCGGA AGCGGCTCAGGTGTGCCAGTGTCACCTGCCCCGTTGTTCCAGTCCCTTCCTGTCCCCCAGACTCCTTCCTGACAAAGCCTTACATTCCTCCGCATCAGTGCTGCCCCCAGTTGCCTGCACTGTGTACCTGCGACTTCGAGAAATGCCCCGCCAAGCCGCCAGACTGCCCTCCAGGCCATCGTGCCCACATTGTCACCAGGGGCAACGGTCGCCCGGGCAACTGTTGCCATCGTTACCTGTGCAGACCGGGAGAGGAGTCCGCTACACAGAAcagggatgaggaagaggaatgA